One segment of Spiroplasma kunkelii CR2-3x DNA contains the following:
- the gmk gene encoding guanylate kinase — protein MQKEGFLIIFSGPSGVGKGTICQELFKYEELNLAYSISMTTRTKRQDEVEGVNYFFVDRLTFEAAIKNNELLEYAEFVDNYYGTPKSYCIEQINNGKNVLLEIEVQGATQVLQKVSDAVSIFLIPPSLEELEKRIRGRKSEPEEVLQARLAKAADELPLQSNYNYVVVNNTVEQAVAEIKTILEQEIVNRS, from the coding sequence GTGCAGAAAGAGGGCTTTTTAATTATTTTTTCTGGCCCATCAGGAGTCGGGAAAGGGACAATATGCCAAGAACTTTTTAAATATGAGGAGTTGAATTTGGCTTATTCAATTTCAATGACAACAAGAACAAAAAGGCAGGATGAAGTTGAAGGGGTAAATTATTTTTTTGTTGACCGACTAACATTTGAAGCTGCAATTAAAAATAATGAATTATTAGAATATGCTGAATTTGTCGATAATTATTATGGTACGCCAAAATCATATTGTATTGAACAAATTAATAATGGAAAAAATGTTTTATTAGAAATTGAAGTACAAGGTGCAACACAAGTGTTACAGAAAGTAAGTGATGCAGTTTCAATTTTTTTAATTCCACCAAGTTTAGAGGAATTAGAAAAACGAATTCGAGGCCGAAAAAGTGAACCCGAAGAAGTATTACAAGCACGATTAGCAAAAGCGGCTGATGAACTTCCATTGCAAAGTAATTATAATTATGTTGTGGTAAATAACACTGTAGAACAAGCAGTTGCAGAAATTAAAACAATTTTAGAACAAGAAATTGTTAATCGTTCGTAA
- a CDS encoding DUF2649 family protein — translation MQNDWIKLKEFFIHIFLFIDKMNVESITMWNLTQNEYLTLMVGIWIVIWSFTWFLMWMVFKIVGYFK, via the coding sequence ATGCAAAATGATTGAATTAAATTAAAAGAGTTTTTTATTCATATATTTTTGTTTATAGATAAAATGAATGTTGAAAGTATTACAATGTGGAATTTAACACAAAATGAATATTTAACTTTAATGGTTGGTATTTGAATTGTGATTTGGTCTTTTACTTGGTTTTTAATGTGAATGGTTTTTAAGATAGTTGGGTATTTTAAATAA
- the rsmB gene encoding 16S rRNA (cytosine(967)-C(5))-methyltransferase RsmB, protein MQAREIAWNILWKIFAKNKFSNHLLSNIVEQNDDFTDQDKTLIYRIVYGTLKNKLYLEYIANQFIESKKTNQKLQVLLWMSIYQFRFLDRIPNYAIVNEAVNISKNLNPKYAGFINATLKKIFVSKDDIFEINIADETKKLSIKYSFPSSLYLILRNEYSEDIAQQVMVDSLTIPKLSFRINTLKISRDELLAQYSNYNLTKSLVSSVGVIADKPVVNSEMFKKGLIFIQDEMSMRIAEVLNPQETDRVLDMCSAPGGKTTHLSQIMNNKGIIDAYDISEKKINLIKMNASWLGITNIYPHLLDARKINPEIQYDKILCDAPCSGLGVIKRKPEIKYHTFTNQELANLVEIQEQLLDKAYQLLKPGGILVYSTCTFCGYENTVQIRNFLVKHPDLKIIATEQIFGYENNTDGFYYCKIRKKDK, encoded by the coding sequence ATGCAAGCAAGAGAAATAGCATGAAATATCTTATGAAAAATTTTTGCAAAAAACAAGTTTAGTAATCATTTATTATCAAATATTGTAGAACAAAATGATGATTTTACTGACCAAGATAAAACTTTAATTTATCGAATTGTTTATGGTACTTTAAAAAATAAATTGTATTTAGAATATATTGCTAATCAATTTATTGAATCCAAAAAAACTAATCAAAAATTACAAGTTTTATTATGAATGAGTATTTATCAATTTCGTTTTTTAGATCGTATCCCTAATTATGCAATTGTTAATGAAGCTGTTAATATTAGTAAAAATCTAAATCCAAAGTATGCTGGTTTTATTAATGCTACGTTAAAAAAGATTTTTGTTAGTAAAGATGATATTTTTGAAATTAATATTGCTGATGAAACAAAAAAATTAAGTATTAAATATAGCTTTCCATCATCATTATATTTAATTCTTCGTAATGAATATAGTGAAGATATTGCTCAGCAAGTAATGGTTGATAGTTTAACAATTCCAAAACTTTCATTTCGCATTAATACCCTAAAAATTAGTCGAGATGAATTATTAGCTCAATATTCAAATTATAATTTAACAAAAAGTTTAGTATCTTCTGTAGGTGTCATTGCCGATAAACCAGTTGTTAATTCAGAAATGTTTAAAAAAGGTTTAATTTTTATTCAAGATGAAATGAGTATGCGCATTGCAGAAGTATTAAATCCGCAAGAAACTGATCGCGTGTTAGATATGTGCAGTGCACCGGGTGGTAAAACAACACATTTAAGTCAAATCATGAACAACAAAGGGATTATTGATGCATATGATATTAGTGAAAAGAAGATTAACTTAATTAAAATGAATGCTAGTTGATTAGGAATTACGAATATTTATCCACATTTATTAGATGCTAGAAAAATTAATCCTGAAATTCAATATGATAAAATTCTTTGTGATGCCCCCTGCAGTGGTTTAGGGGTAATTAAACGAAAACCAGAAATTAAATATCATACTTTTACTAATCAAGAATTAGCAAATTTAGTTGAGATTCAAGAACAATTATTAGATAAAGCTTATCAATTGTTAAAACCAGGTGGAATTTTGGTTTATTCTACTTGTACTTTTTGTGGATATGAAAATACTGTTCAAATCCGCAATTTTTTAGTAAAACATCCGGATTTAAAAATTATTGCAACAGAACAAATTTTTGGTTATGAAAATAATACTGATGGATTTTATTATTGTAAAATTAGAAAAAAAGATAAGTAA
- a CDS encoding type 1 periplasmic-binding domain-containing protein — MDNVIFIDSSGQNVHKNMDRYGLLADNIVVILFKKEITGFLAGFVTAIWLNLHQTEFQQQLNIVTYGGMDNPVGVSNYLWGFLLSADVFNEIIKNDVRYPNLHKLMTDILAIIKNINPKINNLLPIRKVQEVLNDNESWFSQSFNQGEGKVISDYLITKKANIIFPVVGPQTQDTIDRIKYNKTKIKVVGIYTAQSQIYGDEYIEALSKYLFNNLYL, encoded by the coding sequence GTGGATAATGTTATTTTTATTGATAGTAGTGGTCAGAATGTTCATAAAAATATGGACCGATATGGTCTGTTAGCTGATAATATTGTCGTAATTTTATTTAAAAAAGAAATTACTGGTTTTTTAGCGGGTTTTGTTACAGCAATATGACTTAATTTGCATCAAACAGAATTTCAACAACAGTTAAATATTGTAACTTATGGAGGAATGGATAATCCAGTTGGTGTTTCAAATTATTTATGAGGATTTTTATTATCAGCGGATGTGTTTAATGAAATTATTAAGAACGATGTTAGATATCCTAATTTACATAAATTAATGACAGATATTTTAGCAATAATTAAAAACATAAACCCCAAAATTAATAATTTATTACCAATAAGAAAAGTTCAAGAAGTATTAAATGACAATGAGTCATGGTTTTCACAATCATTTAATCAAGGAGAAGGAAAAGTGATTTCTGATTATTTAATTACTAAAAAAGCAAATATTATTTTTCCTGTTGTAGGACCACAAACCCAAGATACAATTGACCGAATTAAATATAATAAAACGAAAATAAAAGTTGTTGGAATTTATACAGCACAATCTCAAATATATGGTGATGAATATATAGAAGCTTTATCTAAATATCTATTCAACAACTTGTATTTATAA
- the argS gene encoding arginine--tRNA ligase produces the protein MNTNVKLIENLLEEYLKANNLTTPVMVEKPRQEGFGHLSTNLALLLAKKLKKAPNKIAEEVIAFIEKNNKSYFKKIEIAGVGFINFTLADDQLYQVINEVLKREEKYGYSAPKNFTYNLEIVSANPTGFLHIGHARNGAIADSVARILRAAGYHVQTEYYVNDAGNQINILAVTVFVSYLNLLGKKTELPSDAYRGDMYVDVAQYFVDNYQDKFINLTFDKDYKIIDPKVHEIFRKKSVDLFLDIIKKQLKLFRVDIKYYSSEAAMYEGGKIDATLAKYAKLGKTYEQDGALWLKTTDFGDDKDRVLVKSNGHLTYITPDLASHNERLMRSKADKLVNFWGGDHHGYIVRMLAGLQLLGYKKDILDIDMIQMVRLIKDGDEYKMSKRKGTAVWLIDLIEEIGVDPIRYMLASKSAQSHMDLDIGILKEHSSKNPVYYAQYATARCNSVLKQAKISKINITDVKTFELLTSQKELDLLNEIDLFNRCIEGAAKLRQPHLVCDYVQNIAWQFHSYYNESKVINLDNLELTKQRLVFIKVIYQVLSNAFNLLGVNVIEQM, from the coding sequence ATGAATACGAATGTTAAATTAATTGAAAATCTGTTAGAAGAGTACTTAAAGGCAAATAATTTAACAACACCAGTGATGGTTGAAAAACCACGTCAAGAAGGATTTGGTCATTTATCAACCAATTTGGCTTTGTTACTAGCAAAAAAATTAAAAAAGGCACCAAATAAAATTGCTGAAGAAGTTATTGCTTTTATTGAAAAAAATAATAAATCATATTTTAAAAAAATTGAAATTGCTGGTGTGGGATTTATTAATTTTACCTTAGCTGATGATCAGTTATATCAAGTTATTAATGAGGTTTTAAAACGAGAAGAAAAATATGGATATTCAGCTCCAAAGAATTTTACTTATAATTTAGAAATTGTTTCAGCTAATCCAACGGGATTTTTACATATTGGTCATGCTCGGAATGGTGCCATTGCTGATAGTGTTGCTCGCATTTTGCGAGCAGCTGGTTATCATGTTCAAACTGAATATTATGTTAATGATGCTGGTAATCAAATAAATATTTTAGCAGTGACCGTTTTTGTTAGTTATTTAAATTTATTGGGTAAAAAAACCGAATTACCTTCTGATGCATATCGTGGTGATATGTATGTTGATGTTGCACAATATTTTGTTGACAATTATCAAGATAAATTTATTAATTTAACTTTTGATAAGGATTATAAAATTATTGATCCAAAGGTACATGAAATTTTTCGTAAAAAATCAGTTGATTTATTTTTAGATATTATTAAAAAGCAATTAAAATTATTTCGAGTTGATATTAAATATTATTCTTCTGAAGCTGCAATGTACGAGGGAGGAAAAATTGATGCAACATTAGCCAAATATGCCAAATTGGGAAAAACTTATGAACAAGATGGTGCACTATGATTAAAAACAACCGACTTTGGTGATGATAAAGATCGTGTTCTAGTTAAATCAAATGGTCATTTAACTTATATTACTCCTGATTTAGCATCACATAATGAACGTTTAATGCGAAGCAAAGCAGATAAATTGGTTAATTTTTGAGGTGGTGATCATCACGGTTATATTGTAAGAATGTTAGCGGGGTTACAGTTATTAGGGTATAAAAAAGACATTTTAGATATTGATATGATTCAAATGGTACGTTTAATTAAAGACGGTGATGAATATAAAATGAGTAAACGAAAAGGGACAGCAGTTTGATTAATTGACTTAATTGAAGAAATTGGAGTTGACCCGATTCGTTATATGTTAGCTTCAAAAAGTGCTCAAAGTCATATGGACTTAGATATTGGTATTTTAAAAGAGCATTCTTCAAAAAACCCTGTTTATTATGCACAATATGCAACAGCGCGTTGTAATAGCGTGCTAAAACAAGCCAAAATAAGCAAAATTAATATTACGGATGTTAAAACCTTTGAATTATTAACGTCACAAAAAGAATTAGACCTTTTAAATGAAATTGATTTATTTAATCGTTGCATTGAAGGAGCAGCAAAATTACGTCAACCACATCTTGTCTGTGATTATGTGCAAAATATTGCGTGGCAATTCCATTCATATTATAATGAATCAAAAGTTATTAATTTAGATAACTTAGAATTAACAAAACAGCGTTTAGTATTTATTAAAGTAATTTATCAAGTTTTATCAAATGCCTTTAATTTATTAGGGGTTAATGTTATTGAACAAATGTAA
- the rnjA gene encoding ribonuclease J1, which translates to MNEEKKETSKNKTIVTKPTNIVAKQPIQNVVKNKIPTKVFALGGLEEVGKNTYCIEHDEELIMLDAGVKFPSSTMLGVDAVIPNYNYLKENQRKIKALFITHGHEDHIGGIPYLLREVNIPIIYAPRLAAALIRDRLKEAKLEQTTIVKEVDNMSVIKTKNFKINFFAVNHSIPDAFGISIVTPNGKVVSTGDYKFDWTPLGHRADIERMANMGQEGVMLLMADSTNAEVEGYTQTETKIIKNIGELFIKAKGRILISTFASNVHRIQHIVEIANKYGRKILVFGRSLDRIIKIIRQMGHLKISDKAFIKANDAKNYKYNEILIICTGSQGEPMAALSRIANNQHQHISIIPGDTVIFSSSPIPGNQADVERVINKLVRAGAIVQENSHLNQIHTSGHASQEEQKLLFTLLKPKYFMPMHGDYRMLRQHGETAISVNVPKDNVFICANGDQIELLNGTAAIGKRIEAEAVYVDGKDLSGQTTAVVRDREILSKDGLIAVVISIDSQNNQLLTPPRIISRGSFYVKESGNIINESIRLATEAVNEVLKTQKPTFGALKNAIKQSLSPFIYRYKRRNPLIIPVILNKK; encoded by the coding sequence ATGAATGAAGAAAAGAAAGAAACAAGTAAAAACAAAACAATAGTTACAAAACCAACTAATATAGTAGCAAAACAACCAATCCAAAATGTTGTTAAAAATAAAATTCCAACAAAAGTGTTTGCTTTAGGTGGATTAGAAGAAGTTGGAAAAAATACATATTGTATCGAGCATGATGAAGAGTTAATTATGCTTGATGCAGGAGTTAAATTTCCAAGTTCAACAATGCTTGGAGTTGATGCTGTTATTCCGAATTATAATTATTTAAAAGAAAACCAACGAAAAATAAAAGCATTATTTATTACACACGGCCATGAAGATCATATTGGTGGAATTCCCTATTTATTACGGGAAGTTAATATTCCAATTATTTATGCACCACGATTAGCAGCTGCTTTAATTCGTGATCGTCTAAAAGAAGCAAAATTGGAACAAACAACAATTGTTAAAGAAGTTGATAATATGAGTGTTATTAAAACAAAAAACTTTAAAATTAATTTTTTTGCTGTTAACCATAGTATTCCTGATGCCTTTGGAATTTCAATAGTTACTCCAAACGGAAAAGTTGTTTCAACTGGTGATTATAAATTTGACTGAACACCATTAGGACATCGTGCTGATATTGAACGAATGGCAAATATGGGGCAAGAAGGTGTTATGTTATTAATGGCTGATAGTACCAATGCTGAAGTTGAGGGTTACACTCAAACTGAAACAAAAATTATTAAAAATATTGGTGAATTATTTATTAAAGCTAAGGGGCGAATTTTAATTTCAACTTTTGCTTCAAATGTTCATCGAATTCAACATATTGTTGAAATTGCAAATAAATATGGACGAAAAATTTTAGTGTTTGGTCGCAGTTTAGATCGCATTATTAAAATTATTCGTCAAATGGGACATTTAAAAATTTCTGATAAGGCATTTATTAAAGCTAATGATGCTAAAAACTATAAATATAATGAGATATTAATTATTTGTACTGGAAGCCAAGGTGAACCAATGGCAGCATTATCCCGAATTGCAAATAATCAACATCAACATATTTCTATTATTCCTGGTGATACTGTTATTTTTTCATCATCACCAATTCCCGGCAATCAAGCTGATGTTGAACGAGTTATTAATAAACTAGTTCGTGCTGGTGCTATTGTGCAAGAAAATAGTCATTTAAATCAAATCCATACGTCTGGTCATGCTTCACAAGAAGAACAAAAATTATTATTTACCCTATTGAAGCCAAAATACTTTATGCCCATGCATGGTGACTATCGTATGCTTCGCCAACATGGTGAAACAGCAATTAGTGTCAATGTCCCAAAAGATAATGTCTTTATTTGTGCTAATGGTGATCAAATTGAACTATTAAATGGAACAGCAGCAATTGGTAAAAGAATTGAAGCTGAAGCTGTTTATGTTGATGGAAAAGATTTATCAGGTCAAACAACCGCTGTTGTTCGTGACCGTGAAATTTTATCAAAAGATGGGTTAATTGCTGTTGTTATTTCAATTGATTCGCAAAATAATCAATTACTAACACCACCACGCATTATTTCAAGAGGAAGTTTCTATGTTAAAGAATCTGGAAATATTATTAATGAATCAATTCGTTTAGCAACCGAAGCAGTTAATGAAGTTTTAAAAACCCAAAAACCAACTTTTGGCGCTCTTAAAAATGCTATTAAGCAATCATTATCTCCTTTCATTTACCGTTATAAACGTCGTAATCCATTGATTATTCCAGTAATTTTAAATAAAAAATAA
- the def gene encoding peptide deformylase has translation MFQNEIPTKDWLVFDNTPSIRQPSIDVSLTLAPENELVMQKLIDFVRYSQDPQKNSGHTIIPAVGLAAPQIGHNIKMYYIRIEETDKETGDKKIIEHAMINPKIIGKSEQIACIKEGEGCLSVNGDKEGFVPRSFRIIIKGYDYLKQQQITITARSYEAIVFQHEQAHLEGKLYYDLINKTEPWMKKSDWIIL, from the coding sequence GTGTTTCAAAATGAAATACCAACTAAAGACTGACTAGTATTTGATAATACACCGTCAATTCGACAACCATCAATTGATGTCTCTTTAACATTAGCACCTGAAAATGAACTTGTAATGCAAAAATTAATTGATTTTGTAAGATATTCCCAAGATCCGCAAAAAAATAGTGGTCATACAATTATACCAGCTGTTGGTTTAGCTGCTCCTCAAATTGGACATAATATTAAAATGTATTATATTAGAATTGAAGAGACAGATAAAGAAACAGGAGATAAAAAAATAATTGAACATGCAATGATTAATCCTAAAATTATTGGAAAAAGTGAACAAATAGCTTGTATAAAAGAAGGCGAAGGTTGTTTAAGCGTTAATGGTGATAAAGAAGGTTTTGTCCCTCGTAGTTTTCGAATTATTATTAAAGGTTATGATTATTTAAAACAACAACAAATAACAATTACTGCCCGTAGTTATGAAGCAATTGTTTTTCAACATGAACAAGCACATTTAGAAGGTAAATTATATTATGATTTAATTAATAAAACCGAACCTTGAATGAAAAAAAGTGATTGAATTATTTTATAA
- a CDS encoding MFS transporter, with protein sequence MLQNNWDVFLFNPLMLLLLFVLYILILIKNIKIKHTSQKAFFIQTFLYWFALSSIIGDNFDFRDLFFAASINNMEGIAIIVAISLSLYAFLAMIPYIFLHKVFFRIGWHFFQYTMFGISMLGIFILIIYPSAPTLIIAAFFLGFGIITKASYFLSYNNEEYGCKFFPFKTISLVAPLMTFALIFGSEFNNIVITVGSNLTNQLQIGIIGIGAIIAIAGATILYALFSHKEFTSTSFTIEQQKMFEPFKWGKVLIIFFMVILIIILKEVSQSNIYLWLLGQRTWEKYHDVWKVNQFVRLNEQLFLIPQFFGAYLACHLLYNKIGVKYCFGLGLLLWFIFFSITAFNHSSEAYLALQVINGLAFAMCFNILFAMTCEWKYRSPTNKPIVAQFQLLWFGLELIIKFVDDVMRDKKVGIFKEYVYGQQYIPRDNFAIQIDNITTIISTICAIIVLLLLLIFYYTSDLILAEYRNHLRLLVPKVNLLLRENFISSVKSNINSETNNKKKT encoded by the coding sequence GTGTTACAAAATAATTGAGATGTTTTTTTATTTAATCCATTAATGTTATTATTGTTATTTGTTCTTTACATATTAATTTTAATAAAAAACATTAAAATTAAACATACTAGTCAGAAGGCATTCTTTATTCAAACGTTTTTATATTGATTTGCATTATCATCAATTATTGGTGATAATTTTGATTTCCGCGATTTATTCTTTGCCGCATCAATTAATAATATGGAGGGAATTGCCATTATTGTAGCAATTTCCCTTTCTCTTTATGCTTTTTTAGCGATGATTCCTTATATATTTTTACATAAGGTTTTTTTTCGTATTGGTTGACATTTTTTTCAATATACAATGTTTGGAATATCAATGCTTGGAATTTTTATTTTAATTATTTATCCTTCTGCACCAACATTAATTATCGCGGCATTTTTTCTTGGTTTTGGAATTATTACAAAAGCTAGTTATTTTTTATCATATAATAATGAAGAATATGGTTGTAAGTTTTTTCCATTTAAAACAATTAGTTTAGTAGCACCATTAATGACATTTGCGCTTATTTTTGGTAGTGAGTTTAATAATATTGTTATTACAGTAGGAAGTAATTTAACTAATCAGTTGCAAATAGGAATTATTGGAATTGGTGCAATAATTGCTATTGCGGGTGCAACAATTTTATATGCTTTATTTTCACATAAAGAATTTACATCAACATCATTTACGATTGAACAGCAAAAAATGTTTGAACCATTTAAATGGGGAAAAGTATTAATTATCTTTTTTATGGTAATTTTAATTATTATTTTAAAAGAAGTGTCTCAATCAAATATTTATCTTTGATTGTTAGGCCAACGCACATGAGAAAAATACCATGATGTTTGAAAAGTCAACCAATTTGTGCGTTTAAATGAGCAATTATTCCTAATTCCACAATTTTTTGGTGCTTATTTAGCTTGTCATTTACTGTATAATAAAATTGGTGTTAAATATTGCTTTGGGTTAGGGTTATTACTATGATTTATTTTCTTTAGTATTACTGCATTTAATCATTCGTCAGAAGCTTACTTAGCATTGCAAGTTATTAATGGATTAGCTTTTGCTATGTGTTTTAATATTTTGTTTGCAATGACGTGTGAATGAAAATATCGTTCACCAACAAATAAACCGATTGTAGCACAATTTCAATTATTATGATTTGGATTAGAATTAATTATTAAATTTGTTGATGATGTGATGCGTGATAAAAAGGTTGGTATATTTAAAGAATATGTTTATGGTCAACAATATATTCCCCGTGATAATTTTGCGATTCAAATTGATAATATTACAACAATTATTTCAACAATTTGTGCCATAATTGTTTTACTTTTATTGTTAATATTTTATTATACTTCAGACCTAATTTTAGCTGAATATCGTAATCATTTACGTTTATTAGTTCCGAAAGTTAATCTATTATTACGCGAAAATTTTATTAGTAGTGTTAAATCAAATATTAATTCTGAAACAAATAACAAGAAAAAAACTTAA